The Halarchaeum grantii genome includes a window with the following:
- the thsA gene encoding thermosome subunit alpha: MAQQMGNQPLIVLSDDSQRTSGKDAQSMNISAGKAVAESVRTTLGPKGMDKMLVDSSGSVVVTNDGVTILKEMDIEHPAANMIVEVAETQENEVGDGTTSAVIVAGELLDEAEDLLEQDIHATTLAQGYRQAAEQAKEFLSEIAIDIDADDTEYLEQIAATAMTGKGAENAKDALSGLVVQAAQSVADDGVVDEDNIKIEKVTGGSIDNSELVEGVIVDKTRVNENMPFGVENAKIALIDGALEVQETEIDTEVNVTDPDQLQEFLDQEEEQLKEMVDAIAATGANVVFVDGGIDDMAQHYLAQEGILAVRRVKDSDMGRLARSTGATPVSSAKEIEAEDLGEAGSVAQKDIGGDERIFVEDVADAKSVTLILRGGTEHVVDEVERAITDSLGVVRVTLEDGQVLPGGGAPETELALELRDYADSVGGREQLAVEAFADALEVGPRTLAENAGLDPIDSLVDLRARHADGETGAGLDAYTGEVIDMEEEGVVEPLRVKTQAIESATEAAVMILRIDDVIAAGDLAGGQVDADDGGDEGPGGAGGPGGMGGGMGGMGGMGGMGGAM, from the coding sequence ATGGCGCAGCAGATGGGCAACCAGCCGCTTATCGTACTCTCCGACGACTCGCAGCGTACGTCGGGGAAGGACGCGCAGTCGATGAACATCTCCGCCGGGAAGGCCGTCGCCGAGTCCGTCCGCACGACGCTCGGCCCGAAAGGGATGGACAAGATGCTCGTCGACTCCTCCGGGTCCGTCGTCGTCACGAACGACGGCGTCACCATCCTCAAGGAGATGGACATCGAGCACCCGGCGGCGAACATGATCGTCGAGGTCGCCGAGACGCAGGAGAACGAGGTCGGTGACGGCACCACCTCCGCCGTCATCGTCGCCGGCGAGCTCCTCGACGAGGCCGAGGACCTCCTCGAGCAGGACATCCACGCGACCACGCTCGCACAGGGGTACCGACAGGCCGCAGAGCAGGCCAAGGAGTTCCTCTCCGAGATCGCGATCGACATCGACGCCGACGACACCGAGTACCTCGAGCAGATCGCCGCCACCGCGATGACCGGCAAGGGCGCCGAGAACGCCAAGGACGCCCTCTCCGGCCTCGTCGTGCAGGCCGCGCAGTCCGTCGCCGACGACGGCGTCGTCGACGAGGACAACATCAAAATCGAGAAGGTCACCGGCGGCTCCATCGACAACTCCGAGCTCGTCGAGGGCGTCATCGTCGACAAGACGCGCGTCAACGAGAACATGCCCTTCGGCGTCGAGAACGCCAAGATCGCGCTCATCGACGGCGCGCTCGAAGTTCAGGAGACCGAGATCGACACCGAGGTCAACGTCACCGACCCCGACCAGCTCCAGGAGTTCCTCGACCAGGAAGAGGAGCAGCTCAAGGAGATGGTCGACGCAATCGCCGCGACCGGCGCGAACGTCGTCTTCGTCGACGGCGGCATCGACGACATGGCCCAGCACTACCTCGCGCAGGAGGGCATCCTCGCCGTCCGCCGCGTGAAGGACTCCGACATGGGTCGCCTCGCGCGCTCCACCGGCGCGACGCCGGTCTCCTCCGCGAAGGAGATCGAGGCCGAGGACCTCGGCGAAGCCGGCTCCGTCGCTCAGAAGGACATCGGCGGCGACGAGCGCATCTTCGTCGAGGACGTCGCGGACGCGAAGTCCGTCACGCTCATCCTCCGCGGCGGCACCGAGCACGTCGTCGACGAGGTCGAGCGCGCCATCACGGACTCGCTCGGCGTCGTGCGCGTCACCCTCGAGGACGGTCAGGTCCTCCCCGGTGGCGGCGCGCCCGAGACCGAGCTCGCGCTCGAGCTCCGCGACTACGCCGACTCCGTCGGTGGGCGCGAGCAGCTCGCCGTCGAGGCGTTCGCCGACGCCCTCGAAGTCGGCCCGCGCACCCTCGCCGAGAACGCCGGCCTCGACCCGATCGACTCCCTCGTCGACCTCCGCGCGCGCCACGCGGACGGCGAGACGGGCGCCGGCCTCGACGCCTACACGGGCGAGGTCATCGACATGGAAGAGGAGGGCGTCGTCGAGCCCCTCCGCGTGAAGACGCAGGCCATCGAGAGCGCGACGGAAGCGGCCGTCATGATCCTCCGCATCGACGACGTCATCGCGGCCGGCGACCTCGCCGGCGGGCAGGTCGACGCCGACG
- a CDS encoding KH domain-containing protein, with protein MTQHVKIPQDRIGVLIGEGGETLRRIEREAEVSLDVNSDDGAVAVEKTGDPIRGMKAPDIVRAIGRGFKPDAALSLLEDDMRLFETLDIERAARNDNDLRRKKGRLIGENGRTRELMEELTGANVVIYGSTLGVIGGPKEVDTVRSAAEMILDGAPHGAVYSFLERKHVEELKHQGMEYHEFSG; from the coding sequence ATGACTCAACACGTGAAGATTCCGCAGGACCGCATCGGCGTCCTCATCGGGGAGGGGGGTGAGACCCTGCGCCGCATCGAGCGCGAGGCGGAGGTCAGCCTCGACGTGAACTCCGATGACGGCGCGGTCGCGGTGGAGAAGACGGGCGACCCGATCCGCGGGATGAAGGCCCCGGACATCGTGCGGGCGATCGGTCGCGGGTTCAAGCCCGACGCCGCGCTCTCGCTACTCGAGGACGACATGCGCCTCTTCGAGACGCTCGACATCGAGCGCGCGGCGCGCAACGACAACGACCTCCGGCGCAAGAAGGGGCGGCTCATCGGTGAGAACGGCCGCACGCGCGAACTGATGGAGGAACTCACCGGCGCGAACGTTGTCATCTACGGGTCGACGCTCGGGGTCATCGGCGGCCCGAAGGAGGTCGATACGGTGCGCTCGGCGGCGGAGATGATCCTCGACGGCGCGCCCCACGGTGCGGTCTACTCGTTCCTCGAGCGCAAGCACGTCGAGGAACTCAAGCATCAGGGCATGGAGTACCACGAGTTCTCCGGCTAA
- the rio1 gene encoding serine/threonine-protein kinase Rio1: MAGEFIEETEGPAGDEWEDLDVSDDEVDRITRRQDREFESFLKRLKDADQFKVQDGAFDDATFAALYKLVQDGYLAAFGGPISTGKEANVYEASAPEGDDVAVKVYRINASNFQHMREYLEGDPRFEGIRGDKKAVVMAWTRKEFANLARAHAAGVRVPEPVAVQRNVLVMELIGEATDPAPTLHDVTLENPETAYDVVREYMRRLHSAGLVHGDLSEYNIVVHDGDLTVIDVGQAVTVHHGNAEEFLRRDCENVASFFSRQGIEADADELFEHVTAVDADPSGDAGD, encoded by the coding sequence GTGGCCGGCGAGTTCATCGAGGAGACGGAGGGACCGGCGGGCGACGAGTGGGAGGACCTCGACGTCTCCGACGACGAAGTCGACCGCATCACGCGCCGACAAGACCGCGAGTTCGAGTCGTTCCTGAAGCGCCTGAAGGACGCCGACCAGTTCAAGGTCCAGGACGGCGCGTTCGACGACGCGACGTTCGCCGCGCTCTACAAGCTCGTTCAGGACGGCTATCTCGCGGCGTTCGGCGGGCCCATCTCGACGGGGAAGGAGGCGAACGTCTACGAGGCGAGCGCGCCCGAGGGCGACGACGTCGCGGTGAAGGTCTACCGCATCAACGCCTCGAACTTCCAGCACATGCGCGAGTACCTCGAGGGCGACCCGCGCTTCGAGGGCATTCGCGGCGACAAGAAGGCGGTCGTGATGGCGTGGACGCGCAAGGAGTTCGCGAACCTCGCTCGCGCGCACGCGGCGGGCGTCCGCGTCCCCGAACCCGTCGCCGTCCAGCGCAACGTCCTCGTGATGGAGCTCATCGGCGAAGCCACCGACCCCGCGCCGACGCTCCACGACGTCACCCTCGAGAACCCCGAGACCGCCTACGACGTCGTCCGCGAGTACATGCGACGCCTCCACAGCGCCGGCCTCGTCCACGGCGACCTCTCCGAGTACAACATCGTCGTCCACGACGGCGACCTCACCGTCATCGACGTCGGGCAAGCCGTCACCGTTCATCACGGGAACGCCGAGGAGTTCCTCCGGCGCGATTGCGAGAACGTCGCGTCGTTCTTCTCCCGGCAGGGCATCGAGGCCGACGCCGACGAACTCTTCGAGCACGTCACCGCCGTCGACGCCGACCCGAGCGGCGACGCTGGCGACTGA
- the eif1A gene encoding translation initiation factor eIF-1A, translating to MSEERRDLRMPEDEEVFAEVTEMLGANRIRVRCEDGTERTARIPGRMQKRVWIREGDIVLVEPWDWQDEKADVEWRYEKSEADQLREEGHV from the coding sequence ATGAGCGAGGAACGACGGGACCTCCGGATGCCCGAGGACGAGGAGGTGTTCGCCGAGGTGACGGAGATGCTCGGTGCGAACCGCATCAGGGTGCGCTGCGAGGACGGGACGGAGCGCACCGCACGCATCCCCGGGCGGATGCAGAAACGCGTCTGGATCCGCGAGGGCGACATCGTCCTCGTCGAGCCGTGGGACTGGCAGGACGAGAAGGCGGACGTCGAGTGGCGCTACGAGAAGTCCGAGGCCGACCAGCTCCGCGAGGAGGGGCACGTCTAG
- a CDS encoding tyrosine--tRNA ligase: protein MDAYERITRNAAEVVTEEEVEALAEEPDGKRAYVGYEPSGVLHIGHLLTANKLIDLQDAGFDVTILLADVHAYLNDKGSFEEIRETAERMQEQFLAYGLDADATQFRYGSEFQNDEAYVLDLHGLERETSISRAERAMSEIKSGETAKVSQAVYPLMQALDIEYLDVDLAIGGMEQRKVHMLARDVLPKADYEAPTCLHTPLIADLETGVGKMSSSEGTNISMEDSAEEIEEKVNGAFCPPSADPEPDDDGVERENPVLQIFEYHVFPRVDTVVVERPDEYGGDLTYDSYAALEADLDSGDLHPADAKSALADYLDDLIAPGRERLRELRA from the coding sequence ATGGACGCCTACGAGCGTATCACTCGGAACGCGGCGGAAGTCGTGACCGAGGAGGAGGTGGAGGCGCTGGCCGAAGAGCCCGACGGGAAGCGGGCGTACGTCGGCTACGAGCCCTCCGGTGTGCTCCACATCGGCCACCTCCTCACGGCGAACAAACTCATCGACCTCCAAGACGCGGGCTTCGACGTCACCATCCTCCTCGCGGACGTCCACGCCTACCTGAACGACAAGGGCTCCTTCGAGGAGATCCGGGAGACCGCAGAGCGCATGCAGGAGCAGTTCCTCGCCTACGGCCTCGACGCGGACGCCACCCAGTTCCGCTACGGCTCCGAGTTCCAGAACGACGAGGCGTACGTCCTCGACCTCCACGGCCTCGAACGCGAGACCTCGATTTCGCGCGCCGAGCGCGCGATGAGCGAGATCAAGAGCGGCGAGACGGCGAAAGTCTCGCAGGCCGTCTACCCGCTGATGCAGGCGCTCGACATCGAGTACCTCGACGTCGACCTCGCCATCGGGGGGATGGAGCAGCGCAAGGTCCACATGCTCGCCCGCGACGTCCTCCCGAAGGCGGACTACGAGGCGCCGACCTGCCTGCACACGCCGCTCATCGCCGACCTCGAAACGGGCGTCGGGAAGATGAGTTCCTCCGAAGGCACCAACATCAGCATGGAGGACTCCGCCGAGGAGATCGAGGAGAAGGTCAACGGCGCGTTCTGCCCGCCGAGCGCCGACCCCGAGCCGGACGACGACGGCGTCGAGCGCGAGAACCCCGTCCTCCAGATCTTCGAGTACCACGTCTTCCCGCGCGTCGACACCGTCGTCGTCGAGCGCCCCGACGAGTACGGCGGCGACCTCACCTACGACTCCTACGCGGCCCTCGAGGCCGACCTCGACTCGGGCGACCTCCACCCGGCGGACGCGAAGTCCGCGCTCGCCGACTACCTCGACGACCTCATCGCGCCAGGCCGAGAGCGCCTGCGCGAACTCCGCGCGTAG
- a CDS encoding DUF460 domain-containing protein, producing MSTRTRALDTLVYGVDVQSGDVRGDRPSYALVTFDGESIERDVVTHRKLRRLIESEEPDIVATDNMYELAADKDALVRFLGSLPDATRLVQVTGDERPEPLSRVAKRHGVPYGKPAIEEAEAAARLAARNVGYEVSAFTDKTTVKVSRGRSTGKGGWSQDRYTRRIHGNVKRETRDVESKLDDAGLDYERDVTEKYGGFSNAVFTVEARPQDIPVSNKRAGDVRVTVERVRRDGIAFEPLAKRRDRVLVGVDPGTTTAVALVDLDGHLLDVLSTRTANTADVIEWIVERGRPVLVAADVTPMPATVDQIRRSFDAAGWQPENDLPVDEKQHRTREEGYDNDHERDAMAAALYAHDAHADQIRRITRKVPPRVERGEVVKRVLSDDEPVEAVVDDLTPDEGGEEDDNAEHEARELSEEERTIKRLRERVARLDDHATDLEDELDEKDARIADLEAELEDARREERKEARERREVTRLEWENDRLEDELEEERERADALAKKLERLKELWKLDHSNFADVNGAGSLTAVKPVAQFTLDAIETADEEYGLARGDVVYFRDASGAGRRTAEALAERDPRVVLLEGETSDVAEDVLYDADVPFGSAEGVEIREIDELAIARDADVAAVEDDYDERAAEREQEETESMVDSIISEHRADRE from the coding sequence GTGAGCACCCGCACGCGCGCACTCGACACGCTCGTCTACGGTGTGGACGTCCAGAGCGGCGACGTCCGCGGTGATCGGCCCTCCTACGCCCTCGTCACCTTCGACGGCGAGTCGATCGAGCGCGACGTCGTGACCCACCGGAAGCTCCGCCGCCTCATCGAGTCGGAGGAGCCGGACATCGTCGCGACGGACAACATGTACGAACTCGCCGCCGACAAGGACGCCCTCGTCCGCTTCCTCGGCAGCCTCCCGGACGCGACGCGACTCGTCCAGGTCACCGGCGACGAGCGCCCCGAACCGCTCTCCCGCGTCGCGAAACGCCACGGCGTCCCCTACGGGAAGCCCGCCATCGAGGAGGCGGAAGCCGCCGCGCGCCTCGCCGCGCGCAACGTCGGCTACGAGGTTTCTGCATTTACGGACAAGACCACCGTGAAGGTCTCGCGCGGGCGCTCCACCGGGAAGGGCGGCTGGAGCCAGGACCGATACACGCGGCGCATCCACGGGAACGTCAAGCGCGAGACGCGCGACGTCGAATCGAAACTCGACGACGCCGGCCTCGACTACGAGCGCGACGTCACCGAGAAATACGGCGGGTTCTCGAACGCCGTCTTCACCGTCGAAGCCCGGCCGCAGGACATCCCCGTCTCGAACAAGCGCGCCGGGGACGTCCGCGTCACCGTCGAGCGCGTCCGGCGCGACGGCATCGCGTTCGAACCGCTCGCGAAGCGCCGCGACCGCGTCCTCGTCGGTGTCGACCCCGGGACGACGACCGCCGTCGCGCTCGTCGATTTAGATGGGCATCTCCTCGACGTCCTCTCCACGCGAACGGCCAACACGGCGGACGTCATCGAGTGGATCGTCGAGCGCGGCCGCCCCGTCCTCGTCGCCGCCGACGTCACGCCGATGCCCGCGACCGTCGACCAGATCCGCCGCAGTTTCGACGCCGCCGGCTGGCAGCCTGAGAACGACCTCCCGGTCGACGAGAAGCAACACCGCACCCGCGAGGAGGGCTACGACAACGACCACGAGCGCGACGCGATGGCCGCCGCGCTCTACGCGCACGACGCGCACGCCGACCAGATACGGCGCATCACCCGCAAAGTCCCGCCGCGAGTCGAACGCGGCGAGGTCGTCAAGCGCGTGCTCTCGGACGACGAACCCGTCGAGGCCGTCGTCGACGACCTCACGCCCGACGAGGGTGGGGAGGAGGACGACAACGCCGAGCACGAGGCGCGCGAACTCAGCGAGGAGGAACGCACCATCAAGCGGTTGCGGGAGCGCGTCGCTCGCCTCGACGACCACGCCACCGACCTCGAGGACGAACTCGACGAGAAGGACGCGCGCATCGCCGACCTCGAGGCCGAACTCGAGGACGCCCGCCGCGAGGAGCGCAAGGAAGCCCGCGAGCGCCGCGAGGTCACGCGCCTCGAGTGGGAGAACGACCGCCTCGAGGACGAACTCGAGGAGGAACGCGAGCGCGCCGACGCCCTCGCGAAGAAGCTCGAGCGCCTCAAGGAGCTCTGGAAGCTCGACCACTCGAACTTCGCGGACGTCAACGGTGCCGGCTCGCTCACCGCCGTCAAGCCCGTCGCGCAGTTCACCCTCGACGCCATCGAGACCGCCGACGAGGAGTACGGCCTCGCGCGCGGCGACGTCGTCTACTTCCGTGACGCCTCCGGGGCGGGCCGGCGGACCGCCGAAGCGCTCGCCGAGCGCGACCCCCGCGTCGTCCTCCTCGAGGGTGAGACGAGCGACGTCGCCGAGGACGTGCTCTACGACGCCGACGTCCCCTTCGGGTCCGCCGAGGGCGTCGAGATACGCGAGATCGACGAGCTCGCCATCGCGCGCGACGCCGACGTCGCCGCCGTCGAGGACGACTACGACGAGCGCGCCGCCGAACGCGAACAGGAGGAAACCGAGAGCATGGTCGACTCCATCATCAGCGAACACCGCGCGGACCGGGAGTGA
- a CDS encoding MmgE/PrpD family protein has protein sequence MTTAADLGAFVADRSPADLPPAVVDATKRRLLDAAGAVFAADVLPGISAATDAAGGDACTRWASDGARAGPASAAADNAARLRASGAADVFLAPDGPSHPSDAIPACVAAAEYADADGATLVTAVAAAYEVHGELAWHAPAREHGFGPATHGALSAAAGAAVALGLDSEEATNAIALAADHASLDADATHRPVASANAASAGVTAALRAANGTSGPSGVFEAHPVLSALAVDPDDAPVESEDGAACEFADEESEVACEFEGDGEHDHDHDDGFALDPACERVHDALTPRYAGPLAAQPAISAAADLAGRVALDPADVERVTVQTFDAPALDAPTSAVPETPTDAARSLPYAVACALTDRAFGPAHLTGESVADPDLRELADAVTVAEDPGLTAQFDAGLMPAVIAVESADGGVQHSTVGAYPGHPTQPMDWAALTAKVAALTDAERAAALREVCEDAEDGAVADVVAALA, from the coding sequence ATGACCACCGCCGCCGACCTCGGTGCGTTCGTCGCCGACCGCTCCCCCGCGGACCTCCCGCCGGCCGTCGTGGACGCGACGAAACGCCGCCTCCTCGACGCCGCCGGCGCTGTGTTCGCCGCCGACGTTCTCCCCGGTATTTCGGCCGCGACGGACGCCGCCGGCGGCGACGCCTGTACGCGCTGGGCGAGCGACGGCGCGCGCGCCGGCCCCGCGAGCGCCGCCGCCGACAACGCCGCGCGCCTCCGCGCGAGCGGGGCCGCCGACGTCTTCCTCGCGCCGGACGGGCCGAGCCACCCGAGCGACGCGATTCCCGCCTGCGTCGCCGCCGCCGAGTACGCCGACGCGGACGGCGCGACGCTCGTCACCGCCGTCGCCGCCGCCTACGAGGTCCACGGCGAACTCGCGTGGCACGCGCCCGCTCGCGAGCACGGCTTCGGCCCCGCGACCCACGGCGCCCTCTCCGCCGCCGCCGGCGCCGCCGTCGCACTCGGCCTCGATAGTGAGGAAGCGACGAACGCCATCGCGCTCGCCGCCGACCACGCGTCGCTCGACGCCGACGCCACTCACCGACCGGTCGCGTCCGCGAACGCCGCGAGCGCCGGCGTCACCGCCGCGCTCCGCGCCGCGAACGGCACGTCGGGGCCGAGCGGCGTCTTCGAGGCGCACCCCGTGCTCTCCGCGCTCGCGGTCGATCCCGACGACGCCCCCGTCGAGAGCGAGGACGGGGCCGCCTGCGAGTTCGCGGACGAGGAGTCCGAAGTCGCCTGTGAGTTCGAGGGCGACGGCGAGCACGACCACGACCACGACGACGGTTTCGCGCTCGACCCCGCGTGCGAGCGCGTCCACGACGCGCTGACGCCGCGATACGCCGGCCCGCTCGCCGCCCAGCCGGCGATTTCGGCCGCCGCCGACCTCGCCGGGCGCGTCGCCCTCGACCCCGCCGACGTCGAGCGCGTCACCGTTCAGACGTTCGACGCGCCCGCGCTCGACGCGCCCACCTCGGCGGTCCCCGAGACGCCCACGGACGCCGCGCGCTCGCTCCCGTACGCCGTCGCGTGCGCGCTCACCGACCGGGCGTTCGGCCCCGCCCACCTCACCGGTGAGTCCGTCGCCGACCCCGACCTCCGCGAACTCGCCGACGCCGTCACCGTCGCCGAGGACCCCGGTCTCACCGCGCAGTTCGACGCCGGCCTCATGCCCGCCGTCATCGCCGTCGAGTCCGCCGACGGCGGCGTTCAGCACTCGACCGTCGGCGCCTACCCCGGCCACCCCACCCAGCCGATGGACTGGGCGGCGCTCACCGCGAAGGTCGCCGCGCTCACCGACGCCGAACGCGCCGCCGCGCTCCGCGAGGTCTGCGAGGACGCCGAGGACGGCGCCGTCGCCGACGTCGTGGCGGCGCTCGCCTGA
- the rnz gene encoding ribonuclease Z, giving the protein MTLSVTFLGTSGAVPTVERNPSSIYVRREGDAFLFDAGEGTQRQMMRYGTGFDVEAVFLTHVHGDHVLGLPGLVQTWGFHDREAPLDVYTPQGTGDAVRDLITAVGAAPSFRLDVHEVSPGETVLDREAYGIEAFHTEHRTNAVGYALVEDDRTGRFDREHAEELGVPVGPKFSALHAGNPVELEDGTVVEPEQVVGDPRPGRKLVYTGDTRPTDATVAVAEDADLLIHDATFTDDDAERATQTAHSTAGEAGRIAREAGATRLALTHVSSRYGGQLGPLKADAQAEYTGHVTVAHDGLDIDVPYPE; this is encoded by the coding sequence ATGACGCTCTCCGTCACCTTCCTCGGGACCAGCGGCGCCGTCCCCACGGTCGAGCGCAACCCGAGTTCGATCTACGTCCGCCGGGAGGGCGACGCCTTCCTCTTCGACGCCGGCGAGGGCACGCAGCGCCAGATGATGCGCTACGGCACCGGCTTCGACGTCGAGGCCGTCTTCCTCACGCACGTCCACGGCGACCACGTCCTCGGCCTCCCCGGCCTCGTCCAGACGTGGGGGTTCCACGACCGCGAGGCCCCCCTCGACGTCTACACACCGCAGGGGACGGGCGACGCGGTCCGCGACCTCATCACCGCCGTCGGTGCCGCCCCCTCGTTCCGACTCGACGTCCACGAAGTCTCGCCCGGCGAGACCGTCCTCGACCGCGAGGCGTACGGCATCGAGGCCTTCCACACCGAGCACCGCACGAACGCCGTCGGCTACGCGCTCGTCGAGGACGACCGGACGGGTCGCTTCGACCGCGAGCACGCCGAGGAACTCGGCGTCCCCGTCGGCCCGAAGTTCTCCGCCCTCCACGCCGGCAACCCGGTCGAACTCGAGGACGGCACCGTCGTCGAGCCCGAGCAGGTCGTCGGCGACCCCCGACCGGGGCGCAAACTCGTCTACACGGGCGACACGCGCCCCACCGACGCCACCGTCGCCGTCGCCGAGGACGCCGACCTCCTGATCCACGACGCGACCTTCACCGACGACGACGCCGAGCGCGCGACACAGACCGCCCACTCCACCGCCGGCGAGGCCGGCCGCATCGCCCGCGAAGCCGGCGCGACGCGACTCGCGCTCACGCACGTCTCCTCGCGCTACGGCGGCCAACTCGGCCCGCTGAAGGCGGACGCACAGGCCGAGTACACCGGCCACGTCACCGTCGCGCACGACGGCCTCGACATCGACGTGCCGTACCCCGAGTGA
- a CDS encoding DUF4382 domain-containing protein produces the protein MQRQSLLAIALVALVALAGCSTGPGGGGGANGETGTMTVYLSDQPGAIEQFDHLNVTVTSVGVHAVNDSDGGNESGEWIRQNVSGTYDLTELRGENATVLGALDLPNGTYNNVFVSVSNVNGTLDDGSHPAVKLPSNRLHVQKNFTVGAGEESHFVFDVMVHETGDGKYVLRPNVGESGVDKPVRETDARATRGSQGEQSDSEAPENRSEQGSVVTYVSDRPAAIDDFRHLNATVTEVGLHRAGGANGSTNTSAWQTVAVNETVDLTELRGANATPVVEQTVPNGTYDNVFVYVSNVNGTLDDGSHPAVKLPSGKLHLSTTFTVGSGETVDFVFDLAVHETGNGRYIVKPNAGESGPDQPIERVGGHDEADAEETTTTTSESTTTTTTAENTTTTTTSTTAGNASA, from the coding sequence ATGCAACGACAGAGCCTACTCGCGATAGCGCTCGTCGCGCTCGTCGCCCTCGCCGGCTGTTCGACCGGCCCGGGCGGTGGCGGCGGCGCGAACGGCGAGACCGGCACGATGACCGTCTACCTCAGCGACCAACCGGGAGCGATCGAGCAGTTCGACCACCTCAACGTCACCGTCACCTCGGTGGGCGTCCACGCGGTGAACGACTCGGACGGCGGTAACGAGAGCGGCGAGTGGATACGGCAGAACGTCTCGGGCACCTACGACCTCACCGAGCTCCGGGGCGAGAACGCCACCGTCCTCGGCGCGCTCGACCTCCCGAACGGGACGTACAACAACGTCTTCGTCTCCGTCTCGAACGTGAACGGCACGCTCGACGACGGCTCGCACCCCGCCGTGAAGCTCCCGTCGAACAGGCTGCACGTGCAGAAGAACTTCACCGTCGGCGCGGGCGAGGAGTCCCACTTCGTCTTCGACGTGATGGTTCACGAGACCGGGGACGGGAAGTACGTCCTTCGGCCGAACGTCGGTGAGTCGGGCGTCGACAAGCCGGTTCGGGAGACGGACGCCCGCGCGACTCGCGGGTCGCAGGGCGAGCAGAGCGACTCGGAGGCACCCGAGAACCGGAGCGAGCAGGGATCGGTCGTGACGTACGTGAGCGACCGGCCCGCCGCGATCGACGACTTCCGCCACCTGAACGCGACCGTGACGGAGGTCGGCCTCCACCGCGCGGGCGGCGCGAACGGCTCGACGAACACGAGCGCGTGGCAGACCGTCGCGGTGAACGAGACGGTCGACCTCACCGAGCTGCGCGGGGCGAACGCGACGCCGGTGGTCGAGCAGACCGTGCCGAACGGGACGTACGACAACGTCTTCGTCTACGTCTCGAACGTGAACGGCACGCTCGACGATGGCTCCCATCCCGCCGTGAAGCTCCCGTCCGGGAAGCTCCACCTCTCCACGACGTTCACGGTCGGGAGCGGTGAGACGGTCGACTTCGTCTTCGACCTCGCCGTCCACGAGACCGGGAACGGCCGCTACATCGTGAAGCCGAACGCCGGCGAGTCCGGGCCCGACCAGCCCATCGAGCGCGTGGGCGGGCACGACGAGGCGGACGCGGAGGAAACGACGACCACGACGTCGGAGAGCACCACGACGACTACGACGGCAGAGAACACCACGACGACCACGACCAGCACGACGGCCGGAAACGCGTCGGCCTGA